One genomic window of Solanum dulcamara chromosome 10, daSolDulc1.2, whole genome shotgun sequence includes the following:
- the LOC129870022 gene encoding golgin candidate 1 isoform X2: protein MASWLRAAEDLFEVVDKRAKSVVGENSDEQPNVRSPVPNEKGSQTKRSRHKKKPQKRLSSNEPSETVNFEREQASQGMSQSEFASDKDKAIVLTEDSRANPGSPSSKTSTEDKLKVSEDGALLDAPISETASNNELNHHADHVEAAEPVDVKVVSSESIGEHTSGNTSDIPGETPLLPIAKVVDTVQDKSPVDSSQNTVLLDAGSPVNFQQERSKSLTADEHGKIDKQMKDAKTKAEPNSDQKQLPKHETVNPGEKQLPERKTINSSIKEQEQLEEAQGLLKNATSTGHSKEARLARVCAGLSSRLQEYKSENAQLEELLVAERELSKSCEARIKQLQKDLSAAKKEVSKAGSSMTEALAAKNAEIEALVSSTDALKKQAALSEGNLASLQANMESLMRNRELTETRMMQALREELGAAERRSEEERAAHNATKKAFMEREVELEHRALEASTALARAQRTADERTAKATELEQKVALLEVECATLNQEMQDMEARTRRGQKKSSEEANQVLQMHAWQEEVERARQGQREAESKLASLEAEMQKLRVETAAMKRDAEHYSRQEHVELEKRYRELTDLLYYKQTQLEAMASEKAAAEFQLEKEAKRLQEVQLEADRNRASRRASSSWEEDTDIKALEPLPLHHRHMTRATVQKAAKLLDSGAVRATRFLWRYPTARVILLFYLVFVHLFLMYLLHRLQEQADTFASKEVAISMGLGNQTLP, encoded by the exons ATGGCTTCGTGGCTCAGAGCTGCTGAAG ATTTGTTTGAAGTTGTAGATAAGAGGGCAAAGAGTGTAGTAGGCGAGAATTCTGATGAACAGCCCAATGTTCGGAGCCCAG TTCCGAATGAAAAAGGATCTCAAACAAAACGTTCAAGGCATAAAAAGAAG CCTCAAAAACGACTCTCTTCTAATGAACCTTCAGAAACAGTCAATTTTGAAAGGGAACAAGCTAGCCAAGGGATGTCACAGTCAGAGTTTGCCTCTGATAAAGATAAAGCTATCGTACTTACTGAAGACAGTAGGGCAAATCCAGGTAGTCCTAGCAGCAAAACTAGCACTGAAGATAAGCTAAAAGTTTCTGAAGATGGTGCCTTGTTGGATGCTCCTATATCTGAAACAGCCTCTAACAATGAGCTAAATCATCATGCTGATCATGTGGAAGCAGCAGAACCTGTTGATGTGAAAGTCGTGAGTTCGGAATCTATTGGTGAGCATACAAGTGGAAACACCTCAGATATTCCTGGAGAGACTCCTCTGTTGCCTATTGCAAAAGTGGTTGATACTGTGCAGGACAAGTCTCCAGTAGATTCCAGTCAAAACACAGTTCTTCTTGATGCAGGATCTCCTGTGAACTTTCAGCAGGAAAGATCTAAATCTTTAACTGCAGATGAACATGGTAAAATTGATAAGCAGATGAAGGATGCTAAAACCAAGGCTGAACCTAATTCAGACCAGAAGCAGCTTCCGAAACATGAAACTGTTAATCCAGGAGAGAAGCAGCTTCCTGAACGTAAAACTATTAATTCTTCCATAAAAGAACAAGAGCAACTTGAAGAG GCTCAGGGATTGCTTAAGAATGCAACTTCTACCGGTCATTCAAAAGAAGCACGGTTGGCCCGT GTTTGTGCTGGACTTTCATCACGTCTTCAGGAGTATAAATCTGAAAATGCTCAGCTGGAGGAGCTTCTTGTTGCAGAG AGGGAGTTGAGTAAATCTTGTGAGGCTCGGATAAAGCAGCTTCAGAAAGATTTATCTGCAGCCAAAAAAGAGGTGTCGAAGGCGGGGTCGAGTATGACTGAGGCTCTTGCTGCAAAGAATGCTGAAATTGAGGCTCTTGTTAGTTCTACAGATGCACTTAAGAAGCAAGCTGCACTCTCTGAAGGAAACCTGGCATCATTGCAG gcTAATATGGAGTCTTTAATGAGAAACAGGGAACTAACAGAGACAAGGATGATGCAA GCTTTAAGGGAGGAGCTGGGTGCTGCAGAGCGAAGATCAGAAGAAGAGCGTGCTGCTCATAATGCTACCAAAAAG GCTTTTATGGAAAGGGAGGTAGAACTGGAGCACCGAGCTTTAGAGGCATCCACAGCCTTGGCTAGGGCGCAG AGAACAGCTGATGAAAGGACAGCAAAGGCAACAGAGCTTGAGCAGAAGGTGGCACTGCTTGag GTTGAATGTGCAACTCTAAATCAAGAAATGCAAGATATGGAAGCTCGTACTCGCCGTGGACAAAAGAAGTCCTCAGAAGAGGCAAATCAAGTTCTTCAG ATGCATGCATGGCAAGAAGAAGTGGAGCGTGCACGCCAAGGTCAGAGGGAGGCTGAAAGCAAGCTTGCTTCTTTGGAG GCTGAAATGCAAAAGTTAAGAGTTGAAACGGCTGCCATGAAAAGGGATGCTGAACATTACTCTCGCCAG GAACATGTGGAACTTGAAAAGCGGTATCGTGAATTAACTGATCTACTG TATTACAAGCAAACACAGCTTGAAGCCATGGCCAGTGAAAAAGCTGCGGCTGAGTTTCAGTTGGAGAAGGAAGCAAAGCGTCTTCAGGAAGTACAG TTAGAAGCTGACAGAAACAGAGCTTCTCGTCGAGCATCATCCTCGTGGGAGGAAGACACTGACATCAAAGCACTTGA GCCTCTCCCTTTACATCACCGCCACATGACAAGGGCGACGGTACAG AAGGCAGCGAAGCTTCTGGATTCCGGGGCTGTCAGGGCAACACGGTTTCTCTGGCGATATCCAACTGCTCGAGTTATCTTGCTTTTTTATCTG GTATTTGTCCATTTGTTCTTGATGTATCTCTTGCATCGCCTTCAG
- the LOC129870022 gene encoding golgin candidate 1 isoform X1, with protein sequence MASWLRAAEDLFEVVDKRAKSVVGENSDEQPNVRSPVPNEKGSQTKRSRHKKKPQKRLSSNEPSETVNFEREQASQGMSQSEFASDKDKAIVLTEDSRANPGSPSSKTSTEDKLKVSEDGALLDAPISETASNNELNHHADHVEAAEPVDVKVVSSESIGEHTSGNTSDIPGETPLLPIAKVVDTVQDKSPVDSSQNTVLLDAGSPVNFQQERSKSLTADEHGKIDKQMKDAKTKAEPNSDQKQLPKHETVNPGEKQLPERKTINSSIKEQEQLEEAQGLLKNATSTGHSKEARLARVCAGLSSRLQEYKSENAQLEELLVAERELSKSCEARIKQLQKDLSAAKKEVSKAGSSMTEALAAKNAEIEALVSSTDALKKQAALSEGNLASLQANMESLMRNRELTETRMMQALREELGAAERRSEEERAAHNATKKAFMEREVELEHRALEASTALARAQRTADERTAKATELEQKVALLEVECATLNQEMQDMEARTRRGQKKSSEEANQVLQMHAWQEEVERARQGQREAESKLASLEAEMQKLRVETAAMKRDAEHYSRQEHVELEKRYRELTDLLYYKQTQLEAMASEKAAAEFQLEKEAKRLQEVQLEADRNRASRRASSSWEEDTDIKALEPLPLHHRHMTRATVQLQKAAKLLDSGAVRATRFLWRYPTARVILLFYLVFVHLFLMYLLHRLQEQADTFASKEVAISMGLGNQTLP encoded by the exons ATGGCTTCGTGGCTCAGAGCTGCTGAAG ATTTGTTTGAAGTTGTAGATAAGAGGGCAAAGAGTGTAGTAGGCGAGAATTCTGATGAACAGCCCAATGTTCGGAGCCCAG TTCCGAATGAAAAAGGATCTCAAACAAAACGTTCAAGGCATAAAAAGAAG CCTCAAAAACGACTCTCTTCTAATGAACCTTCAGAAACAGTCAATTTTGAAAGGGAACAAGCTAGCCAAGGGATGTCACAGTCAGAGTTTGCCTCTGATAAAGATAAAGCTATCGTACTTACTGAAGACAGTAGGGCAAATCCAGGTAGTCCTAGCAGCAAAACTAGCACTGAAGATAAGCTAAAAGTTTCTGAAGATGGTGCCTTGTTGGATGCTCCTATATCTGAAACAGCCTCTAACAATGAGCTAAATCATCATGCTGATCATGTGGAAGCAGCAGAACCTGTTGATGTGAAAGTCGTGAGTTCGGAATCTATTGGTGAGCATACAAGTGGAAACACCTCAGATATTCCTGGAGAGACTCCTCTGTTGCCTATTGCAAAAGTGGTTGATACTGTGCAGGACAAGTCTCCAGTAGATTCCAGTCAAAACACAGTTCTTCTTGATGCAGGATCTCCTGTGAACTTTCAGCAGGAAAGATCTAAATCTTTAACTGCAGATGAACATGGTAAAATTGATAAGCAGATGAAGGATGCTAAAACCAAGGCTGAACCTAATTCAGACCAGAAGCAGCTTCCGAAACATGAAACTGTTAATCCAGGAGAGAAGCAGCTTCCTGAACGTAAAACTATTAATTCTTCCATAAAAGAACAAGAGCAACTTGAAGAG GCTCAGGGATTGCTTAAGAATGCAACTTCTACCGGTCATTCAAAAGAAGCACGGTTGGCCCGT GTTTGTGCTGGACTTTCATCACGTCTTCAGGAGTATAAATCTGAAAATGCTCAGCTGGAGGAGCTTCTTGTTGCAGAG AGGGAGTTGAGTAAATCTTGTGAGGCTCGGATAAAGCAGCTTCAGAAAGATTTATCTGCAGCCAAAAAAGAGGTGTCGAAGGCGGGGTCGAGTATGACTGAGGCTCTTGCTGCAAAGAATGCTGAAATTGAGGCTCTTGTTAGTTCTACAGATGCACTTAAGAAGCAAGCTGCACTCTCTGAAGGAAACCTGGCATCATTGCAG gcTAATATGGAGTCTTTAATGAGAAACAGGGAACTAACAGAGACAAGGATGATGCAA GCTTTAAGGGAGGAGCTGGGTGCTGCAGAGCGAAGATCAGAAGAAGAGCGTGCTGCTCATAATGCTACCAAAAAG GCTTTTATGGAAAGGGAGGTAGAACTGGAGCACCGAGCTTTAGAGGCATCCACAGCCTTGGCTAGGGCGCAG AGAACAGCTGATGAAAGGACAGCAAAGGCAACAGAGCTTGAGCAGAAGGTGGCACTGCTTGag GTTGAATGTGCAACTCTAAATCAAGAAATGCAAGATATGGAAGCTCGTACTCGCCGTGGACAAAAGAAGTCCTCAGAAGAGGCAAATCAAGTTCTTCAG ATGCATGCATGGCAAGAAGAAGTGGAGCGTGCACGCCAAGGTCAGAGGGAGGCTGAAAGCAAGCTTGCTTCTTTGGAG GCTGAAATGCAAAAGTTAAGAGTTGAAACGGCTGCCATGAAAAGGGATGCTGAACATTACTCTCGCCAG GAACATGTGGAACTTGAAAAGCGGTATCGTGAATTAACTGATCTACTG TATTACAAGCAAACACAGCTTGAAGCCATGGCCAGTGAAAAAGCTGCGGCTGAGTTTCAGTTGGAGAAGGAAGCAAAGCGTCTTCAGGAAGTACAG TTAGAAGCTGACAGAAACAGAGCTTCTCGTCGAGCATCATCCTCGTGGGAGGAAGACACTGACATCAAAGCACTTGA GCCTCTCCCTTTACATCACCGCCACATGACAAGGGCGACGGTACAG TTACAGAAGGCAGCGAAGCTTCTGGATTCCGGGGCTGTCAGGGCAACACGGTTTCTCTGGCGATATCCAACTGCTCGAGTTATCTTGCTTTTTTATCTG GTATTTGTCCATTTGTTCTTGATGTATCTCTTGCATCGCCTTCAG